The following is a genomic window from Platichthys flesus chromosome 13, fPlaFle2.1, whole genome shotgun sequence.
TGTCAGCTTGAATTAAAAGATGAATTCCTCAAGAGAACCGAAAAACTAACGGAGAACGAGAACAGAAACAAAGGTGAGTATCTAAATTAATCTTGTGTTACTGAGTAGCTCATTACTGCCTGCTGATGTTTACaatcttttttgtgttttttcctctcagcGGAAACGGCTCGTATCCAAAGGGAGTCAGCGATACTTGATTCCCAATTAGAGGAGCACAGCAGAGCCCGTTCAGAGCTGAGACGGCTGCAGGTGAGCGTAACTTTACATGGACACCATTATTATGTTGATCCGATGAAGACCATAGTCTGAATAAGGCACtgccataaaaacaacattttctgaTCACCTTAACATAAATAAAGTCATGGTCGGAATAAACAGTAATCAAATTAAGGCATGTGGAGTTATCCGACCTTAGTCACATTATGTGGACATGCATACGTCAAACTCACATTAGAATGTACAttggagttttcacagcattttgagATATCGGCATACATGTTATTCTGTCGCTTcatttttgcttttctttcaatGGCTCATCTGTTGTTGCCCAGGTGGAGCTCGACGAAGCACAGCAGCAGATTCCTCTGTTGACTCAACAGAAGgagctgctgagagagagagtggagaccATGAGTGACTACACCAGcttgcaaagagagagaggagagctgcagggGCAGCTTCGTCTGCTACAGAAACAGCTGGATGAGGCCCAAGAGGAGAACCGGCTTCTCCATGCAGGTGAGGAGCGGCTGCTGTTTCCAAGTACCTCTCAGGGGTGTTCCCTTGCCTCAGTGTCCCCATCAGAGAATAACACGctcagtgttttctgtctgtctgaaaTTTGAATGTCTGAGAGTTATTGCACATCTGAGCCGAGAGATTCAGAACTTTAGAATAATTGTAGCtgcttttctttaatattgGATAAATCCAGTTCCCACAGAGTGCTTGAGACTGGGCTCACTGTGAGCTGTGGGAGATGCAGTGTACTGCGAAGTGACACTGCTTCAGGGTCAACTTCTTGAATGCATCTTTCTAGCCAATGTGGGGTGTCTGCGCTGTTCTTGTAGCTTTCCAGACAACTCCCGAAAACGGACTGGAGGGGAGGGTAACAATGATCAGAGACAGAGGGCTGCTTGTTCCCATTGCAGAGAACCAAATTTGCTATCTCAAGGATGCACTCTATTTTCATGCGTCACGTTGTGGCAGGGGAGCAGTGGAGCCCTAAAAAAAGCTACTGTCATATGTGCTGCACCCTAACGTCCTCAGATCtgtacaaaaacatttaaaaatgacttgTTGAATCGTAACTTTTGCATCCCAACTAAAAGTTGGGATGCAAAAGTTTCCCAACTAAAGTGGATGCAGCATTGGGAAAAATAACCATTTCTTTTTAGATGATGTTTTGACTTTAATAACCCCTCTCTCAGATTTGAGTAAGCCGTCCAAAGAACAGCTGTCCTTGCAGTTGGAGCTTCTCAGGTTGCAGAGCGCCCGCAGACTGGATGAGGAAGAGTTCAACAGCCagaagcaggagctgcaggctCAGCTCCAGAGGGAGGTCAGTCAGCCTCTCACTGAGCGTGGGAAACTTTCTgttcagattatttttttttttcgtgaaaTGAAAAGttgcttattttattttatatttactttgtctgtgtaaattgtggcttCACTGCAGGTGGAGCACTGCGCTCAGCTCAAGGCTCAGCTGATGGAGTgcgaggagaagctgcagtggaTTCAAAACCATGTCGAAGACGTCAAGATAAAGCTTCGCCAGACACAGCAAGGTACTTTGATGAACATGTTCCCCACATCTTAGTGGGATTAGTAACTAAAGTAAAATCATACTGGTGTCGGATGTCCAGTGTATTTTGTGTTATAATCGGTGATATACCACTTCTGTATTTGACTGTGATTCCATTGTTCAGTTGAACATTAAATCGTCTTTCATGTTTCAATCAGCTTCAATCAGCCATATTGAAGTAGTAGCAATTGGGTTATAGGTATAGATGGATATAGGCAACttttagaaatgaaaaaacaaaccttCCTCTCAGAGGTTTTCTCTGCTCTTTTATGGTGTTTGGTATTCTGTACTGGTTCTCAACCCTCCTCTTGTTTGCTTTTCCGGTTCTTCCCACTTCCCCATCTCTTTTCTGTGATCCATGCGATGGTGGCAGCTCTTGAAAATGAAGTGCTGTGCAATCCCAAGCCCTCACTTGTCGAACGCTCACTGCTGGAGCTCCACGCTGACAAGCTGGTCCCGCCTGACGTATATGTGAACAGAGCTCTGCTGAGGGCCAGGGCGGGTTACGGTGATATTTGTGGAGCAGGTGGGCCCCTGCGAAGACTCAAGTCTCCCCGGAGTGACTCTCCAGACTCCGACATGGAGCTGGTGGCTGAAGCCAAGGCTCGCatccaggagctgcagagggaggcCGAGACCTTGGAGGAAGCCTACAGGAGctaccagcagagggcagtgctCTCCACCATTTCTCATTTGCTTCCCCTAAGACCCCTCTCCCCACAACAGCCACATCCTTCACATCGTCCCAGCTCTCCTCCAAGGAGACATGTCTCTCACCATTCTTACGCCCGCTCCCCCCACAAATCAAAGGTTTCACACAGACCATCGTCTCCCGAAAGCTTAcaaacatcctcctcttcagcgTATGACACCAGAAACACCTTACCACCTGCACAGCCAAGAGTGACCTTCCTAGAAGCCCACAACCAACCCCAGTCCACAGTTTTCACTGAGCACAGTCTCCATTCATTGACTGAACCTGTGTTTCTAAGTGATGGACACCGTCAGGAGGAAATCTCTGCTCCAACCAGACGTCTGTCCTCCACACCACAATCCCCCTCTAGGAAAAAGCTTCAAAGAGAAACTGTAGAAGGTATGCATAAATATACGCATTAGAAGTAATTATTAAATGTATCTGTTAAggaataaataatgaaagagTCACAGCACCTTTaacacatactgtacaaacTCTGGATGATGATCTTCCTCCCATATTTGTATCTTCTAACATGAAGTCTTTGCCCCCTGATAGAGCCAGTTGTTTCTCCAGTGCCGTTCCCAGAGCTGTCGTCTGACAGGCAGCTCCCCCTTGCCCCCCGCGAGGAGGGGGTGACCTCAGGTGACTCTTCCTCCGAGTTCAGTTCACCGCGCAGCCCTCAGCTCAAGAGCACAGCACGAGACCAGCCCAGGTACCATCTGCCATATCACTGGCAAGGACGGTGCATCATTGTCATACTCTTACACAAAGAGATAATGAATAGCAGTGCCCTCATCTGTCGCTTTTGTTTCTTCAGTCCACCACAGATGCAGCCGGTCCTCACCAGCTCCGACTCTTCCCCACAACCTGACAGAATAAGCCTTGAAGACCTGACGGGGATTTTGTCAGGTACTTAGGAATAGTATTTAGTTTTTATGTCTCTGTATAGACCTTCTCCAGTCCCCTCTCCGTCAATACAGTACATTAAAGGTGGGTCGTTGATATAAAAATGCTGTCGACAAAATCTGTAATCAAATGTGAACTTTAAATTATTTCCACATGAGGTACTTTATTGCATTTGTCCTGATAGTTTTCTTGtgattaatttaaacaaaatccCAGTACCCAAATCAGCATATCCGGTGTGGAGGGTTGGGGATTTTTGAAAGGCTGCttttttaatgagtgtgtgaCTGGCCTCCAAAGTGTCCTTTCAGTGGCCCCGCACAATGGTGAAGATGAAGGGCAGCTGATTATGTATTCTGTGCTGGTTCTCTGTCCCTGTTGCATTATGGTGCAGCATAAAAGATCTCTTTGTGCGTGTCTCCCTCCAGAGCCGGGCCACATTCCAGAGCTTCTCCTGGACACTGCCGTCCCTCTCACTGAGGAGGCCCCTGATGGCCCCGCTGTCCCCCGCCCACAGGACCTCCCAGAAGACCCGATGGACTCGCAGGGCCCGGCGGGTGAGTCGCTAGGCCCCAAGTCCACTGATGCATAAttgtgaccctcaaaggacaAGGACAGCCTTCTACTGTAAAAAAAGACAGACCTGTTGGTCCTCTACTGGTTACCATCAGTCTCATGGATCGCTCTGTACAGTCCAAACCTTAAGGAAGACAGCCACTTTACTAACAACTCATGTCTTTCCATATGTTTAGCAGAAGTCCCACAAACCACAGGTGATTCTGCAAGGGAAGAAGTGGACgaggctgaggagcagaggtggGAAAGAGAGCGAAAAGAAAAATTAGAGCGAAGGCAAAGGGAGCAAGAGGAAGCACGAGAGAGGGAGCTACATGAACTTGAAAGACTAGAGAAAGAGATGGTAATGATAATCTTTCACCAAGTTCCACTAAAACTTTTCTTTCAGATCTTCACTTTGTTGGGTCTCCTGAGAAAAGTTAGTCTGATGTATGAGTCCTGACAGTGTCTTTGTCTAACAAGGTCATGCAAGAGGAGGAGCATccaggacaggaagaggaagacgaagaaAGAGGGAATAAGAcggaaggagacagagagcagaagGATGATGTAGAGGAGCCTGAAGGTGAAAATCCACTGgagaaatacatgaaaatgGTCCTGGAGGCCAGAGAGAAGCAAACCACACAGGTGAGCTTGTCCCAAATGTCTGAGAATACAGAACGACTTTGCTCTCATAAAGAAAAACTTTGTTTtcaacagtgtttttgttttttttcagagctCCGGAAGAGAAGAAGCCGGGCACACAAGCCCAGAGGCCAAGAGTCTGTTTGAGGAGAAGGAAGACAGGTAACTTTCTCCCACAGTTATTTATATATTGACTCTAATTAAAATGTGCTGAAGCAGAGCCAAAAGAACAAAGAAAGTTCAACTGTCCTGGGTACTTACCGTCTGGACCGTGTATAAGCCGTCATAAGCCTCTTTCAAAAGCAATTTCTTTCATGATTTCtcatcatctcttcatctctatAGTAGTCTATTATTTGTTGTGGATATACATTGTCTTAAGGGTGACTTAATTGAGAAATTACTTTCTGTCCCTCGAGGCTTTTCACTGACTTGATTTTTGATTTTTCCCAGCATCACAGCATTTTCTCACAAGGATGAAGACGAAGATTTCTGGTGAACTGGACGTCCCGGACTGCAAACATGAACTCAGTCATAAGCTGATAGATCATAGAAGCTTTTCTACTGTTGTTTTAAGacagatttttagttttttttgttatttttctgtttaatatCCATCGGATACTATTTACATTGACTGTGTATGAATAAATGCTGATCTACATTTTAACTTGCTGTACAAGAGTTTCTTTCATTCAAAAAAAGGACACATCAAAACAGAGAGgaattatcattttttatttccataaaaCAGTCATGTCATAAAGGGATTTCCAGTTAGACAGGAAACTGGAATGTTTATCCTTCTGGTGATTGATAGGTAGcgttttttctttagtttttcttttgattCATTCAACAGGAATCATGGCGGACAAAGATGAGATGTGACAAACCCCCGCTTCATGTAGATCCATCATATAGGTCTCTGCACACCCGTGGTTATATGGTCACATTGGCATGCACACTGTAGTTGAATTTACCATTTTGCTTAAGTTTTATAAATGGCCGATGTGGCGATTGCTGTTTCCAAAAAGCTTCAGTAATTTACGGGGAAGCCCTTGACATTCACagaaaatacaggaaaaaaacaatataagaCTTATAGAAGTTTGACTTGAATAAAAGAAGCTACAATAACATCTACAAGTAATCGGCTACATAAAATAGATTAATTAATCAgttaggaaagaaaaaaaagttaacaGGCAAACACTGCCTACTAATGACATCAGTATAAATGACTGTACATCACATGTGTGTAGCTGCAGTAACAGGTTATCTCCATGCAACAAAGAAACATTATTCCTGTAACTCAACTTGCAGACAAAAGATTACACAAGTAATTATGTCAGAATCATGACAATTGCACATcaaaaaaatatgcaaatatagaaaattaagaaaagtggtatttttgtctttagtaaaaataagaaaaaatccTGGCTCGTAATTTACAGCTCATATCTTAACATCTGTTTGGATCAACAGGTTTTTCAAAGTACCAATACACATGGGACATAgttctgtttgtttcagttttcaAAACCAAGTAAGGTTTAATTCTTGGTATCGTACAGATGTTAGTTATTGGCAAGAAGCCAATATCTGTAGCTCTTTCCATCAGCAAAccttgatttgtcttttttcaccAAACATTTaagatattaaataaatcaaatatcttTCTATGTCATTATTGGCATAGGTCCACGTTTAGCAAGTGATTCATTCTAATGAAATTACTCctaaaaacaatcacacaccACGATGCCGTTacaatgaagtgtgtgtgtatttgtgtgtgtgtgaatgtgtgtgtgtgtgtgtgtgtatgtatgtgcgcTTGGTTTAATTAACAGGTACCTAAATATATACTTGTGTTAGAGGCATCTCTTTGCAGTTGAAGTGGGATTTTCATACCATAGCTTTACAAAGGGAGCAGTGTTCCAGAGGCTGTATAGTGCACACCTGAGGTAGTGTTAATGTAGGCCATGAAAGGTCTGTGCGAGTTTTACGCAGATCTATGACGAGAATTTGAACCATAACCCATAATCAACAATGAAATGATCCAGACTAATCCACTTAAGTACTTAAGTATAATGGACTTTAGAGAATACATACAATCACCATTTTTCCGACAGGATGTGACACATATTGTATAATTGACCTGTGAAGTAAAATATCTTGGACGTAAGGCCTTTCACTTGTATAATTTATCTGCATTTCTgattgagaaagagaaaaatattttaaataataatgttgtACATTCCCTCGTGGAAAAATGGCCCCACCCGCTTAGAAAAGACAGAGCaagactgtaaaaaaacaaactgcgTTGTATAAGAATAGTGCAATGTCTCAAGCTTCACCCGCAAAAAAATGGTTCTAAAAGAAGggtgaaagaaaatgaaatgacaacgaacaatttgtttttctctctctagaaaaatggaaaatataaaatcagCATGAATGAAACTTGACATAGGAGATCTAAAACACTTCTTGGTAAGTTAGTGCAGGAAGCAACACTGATGCATTAGTGTGTTaggagcctggttagtactgcACAGTGTCAGGGGCAGTTGGCAGGTTGGCTTAGCGTTGTCTTGGTCCAACAGAGCCACGGTGGTTGGCCGCAgtgtctaatgtgtgtgtgtgtgtgtctgtgtgtgtgtttatgtggcgTGTGGGTGTAATATCCTCATGTGTAGGAATTGAGGCATTCCTTTGAGCGTGAGGTGATGTCCTGCAGCTCCCGCTCTTCCTTCATTTTGATGTCTTGGTAGGCATGCATTTGACTGGCGTCCTTAAGGTAGGCCCAGTTTGCGGAGAGAATCATGAGGAAGTGGATCTGGAAGAGAAGGGTGAGGTGGATGGCCGGTGAGCATGTCAGAGAGACGCAAAGCAAGCTACAGGAGTCAGAGCTACAGTACGTACatcgtagacacacacacaaagttaaagTTCTCAGATAAaagacctcacacacacagggggggcGTTAACAGTTATAACGTTATTGTGATGGTCATGACTGGTACTACAGAAATGACAGTTTAGAAGGCGTGATGGTGAGCAGAGGAAGTGAGTTATACATGCAACCTTAACGCAGCTGAAAAACAATGGAGGTTAGTGCAAAGCATGAGACCCTGCTTCGTATGCATGTCGAGTCGTAAACGTCCGAAACACTGGCTTTTAgattaataataaatagaccAAGTAGGGGGTATTTTTTGTAAACAaagattgtttattttatatagaAAGTAAAAGCTACAGTcttcaaaaaaagagaaaattaaatatatgaaatatggaGTATAAGTATCTATAAACAGATCAGGGAGTTCTTGGAAATGTAAGCATGCAGGCTCAGTGTTAAAGGTAAAAACAAATGGCTCTTTAATGGCACTTCGAGAGAGAATAAAAGGtaagaaacaaaacatcaacTTCAAAGCCGAGGCCGTACCAGCATCAGCGCacttaggaaaaaaaaatattacacgTGTGCTTTACTCTAAAATAGGAGAATTTCTTCTTTTGTAAAATACATGGAAATTAAAAGTGAGACTTCATGCAGAAGGATACCCCTGGTACTGGCCTAACCCTCCATCAAGTGCTGTGCTACTTACGTGCTGTTACTCTGAAATCTACAACACACACCTTAATACTGATCCGCATAATACAGTCGATAAacgcttttgtttttttagttaaGTTTAGAATCTAACTGGTGACAAAAGTAAATAATacttattttattcagtttttttttgcgTAACACTCCATGGTACCAAACATTTTAAGGCAGAGCAAATAAATCCAAGAAATAAAAGCACGAGGCACTTGGCCACTGCAGCTAGTCCgttcacaaatgtttttcatcTTCACCAAAACTACTAATCTGGCAGTCAAAAATATGGCGCCTGAGAACACCTTCGATATTTGTCATCAGATGTGGACCGAGATTAATACTGTACATACTATTCATACTTTATATATCAATAAGGGCTCGGTGCGGGCTATAGCTGTGACTcagttcaggggctgcatctGAAGACCGGTTGCTAGGCAGCGGCACGACTAGGCTGCCCCCTTTCAAAGACTCCTTCAAATGCGTCCTTCTATCCCCGTCAAACACAAGCTCCAACAGGTAGATCCTTCCCTGGCCAAATATAAGATAAGGCCAAACCTATACGAGGGTTAACTGAGCCGCAGTGACGAACCACGTTTCAAAGAGGTAACCGCAACAGCAGGCGATGAGACGTTCAGTGCTTGAGTATCAGGCTGCCACTCAATCAAACAGCTAACGAATCGGATCACAAGGGGCATTACAACTTTCTAACTGTCCGACTTCAGTGCCGCTGCTAGGCCACAGCAGTAAGGGGCGGGACTAGCTGGTGACGGCGATCGCAGAAAGCCTCTTGTTGACTAGACCGTCTTATTTTGGTTCGGCCTTCGCGGTCTCCATGGGTCAGTTGGACCCCCTACCTCCCAcagatgcagcccctgaattgagacacagcttatCTCTCGGTGAAACCTTAGAATAGTCTCGACTCTCattttgatttccttttttggAATCATGTGCAACAACCTGCACAAATATCCTACATTTAGGTTTCACAAGAGCCTCAGGAGGGAGAGAACAAATTTGCATCAGCTCCGTCTGCACTGCACTGATGCTCATCCTCTTATGCAGGGGGAAATACTGCTTAATCCTTGTGATTAAGTTGATGCCTTTGTGCAGGTCCAATCAGCTTCACACATAGGGACTGTATGTAATAACACTGGGTGGATTTCTAGCTGTGCACGTTTCTTATTAAATCAATATGTCAGTGCCAAGGAGAGCAGAACAAACCTAAACCTCCCTCTACCCTCTGAAGACAACTCTCATCTGGTGTCCTCAGACCAGCAATATCCCTGGATACCAAACGCTAAAGGAAACAGATCAGCTATTTACACTTCATGTGATTACTACtggagagatttttttttttttcctattctggtttttttttctttttagttcaTTTGTTGTCAGTGGCAACTGTCTCTACACGGTGCAGCCTCGAACGCTGCGCCGGGCCCCTTAAGACCCTTTTAAAACTTAGTGCAGCAGTCTTCTCGACTCTTAAACTTCAAAACAGCAAAGTTATAAGTGGTAGCCATCATGTAGATCAGCTGGTGGAAGAGAGACAACAGAGAAGGATGTAAGAGAACATGCCGGTGACCTCATCACCACTAGTTAGTAAAGTGACTCATCATTTTCCAGTTGTTAAAGTATAGagaagtaaaggaaaaaaatatatattaaaagtaTAATCTTATCATATTATATTGGGGATTTTATAGTTCAAACtcaattttctttaattactcATTTACAAAATAGCAAGTTCAAGCTGCACCATCCTAGGGTAAAATCAGGGCCATGTGCTTCTAAGCAGATGGGAAATAGCAAATGGAACAGGAGCTGAGAAAAAGCCTGAGTAACAGTCCTTAGTGTGGGTACATAGACCATATGGGAATGACAAGAGGACCACTTCACACAGGATCCGTTGATACAAACCATGCAAAGATGAgctaaagacaaataaataaataagagatGGAAAAACTAGAGGGAAACTTACCAGCGCGATCACGGTGGCTCCTGCCCCAGCGCATGCTACGATGTACAGGTGATAGGACAGGTAGAACTGCAGGAAGACAAGCAAGAGGGATTATTTCTCCATTTCCTCATGACCCACTGCTGGTGTGTGCAAGTGAAGAGGAGCGCAGCTTCTCACCTCATTGGTGTCGCAGATGTCACCTAGCGTAGATCCGCAGGCCTTGCCTGGCGTGGCATTCCATGGGATGATTCCTGCAGC
Proteins encoded in this region:
- the ofd1 gene encoding centriole and centriolar satellite protein ofd1 isoform X2 translates to MNAAKEDSLSPDELRKRLYQTFKNKGVLDTLKTQLRNQLIQELKHRPLTGGEPVPRPVPGKSEPLLVTACNSIVADHLSSSGYEYTLSVFYPESSLCKEKVFTKENLLQLLKISPESSLYRSLSSNKNNNDKGFLISLLTQLTHHHTHGLCHDANTQTTSTASYGESLVDKMKMIDKEYENLSCSGDKWFPLESKLAAYRKEIEAQLQAEMRTQLQHFKDVEIAKVKMEEKSKFHKEFDKLKQGMDRTYEMKTKALMEREKNAIDRLQKQQEIEEKNMYMQRQLFLKEIETQRNRENELRMRMEAFEKTCQIHEEKVKTTEELMRRRELGVRTMEDTHDQRLKNELSRCQLELKDEFLKRTEKLTENENRNKAETARIQRESAILDSQLEEHSRARSELRRLQVELDEAQQQIPLLTQQKELLRERVETMSDYTSLQRERGELQGQLRLLQKQLDEAQEENRLLHADLSKPSKEQLSLQLELLRLQSARRLDEEEFNSQKQELQAQLQREVEHCAQLKAQLMECEEKLQWIQNHVEDVKIKLRQTQQALENEVLCNPKPSLVERSLLELHADKLVPPDVYVNRALLRARAGYGDICGAGGPLRRLKSPRSDSPDSDMELVAEAKARIQELQREAETLEEAYRSYQQRAVLSTISHLLPLRPLSPQQPHPSHRPSSPPRRHVSHHSYARSPHKSKVSHRPSSPESLQTSSSSAYDTRNTLPPAQPRVTFLEAHNQPQSTVFTEHSLHSLTEPVFLSDGHRQEEISAPTRRLSSTPQSPSRKKLQRETVEEPVVSPVPFPELSSDRQLPLAPREEGVTSGDSSSEFSSPRSPQLKSTARDQPSPPQMQPVLTSSDSSPQPDRISLEDLTGILSEPGHIPELLLDTAVPLTEEAPDGPAVPRPQDLPEDPMDSQGPAEVPQTTGDSAREEVDEAEEQRWERERKEKLERRQREQEEARERELHELERLEKEMVMQEEEHPGQEEEDEERGNKTEGDREQKDDVEEPEGENPLEKYMKMVLEAREKQTTQSSGREEAGHTSPEAKSLFEEKEDSITAFSHKDEDEDFW
- the ofd1 gene encoding centriole and centriolar satellite protein ofd1 isoform X1: MNAAKEDSLSPDELRKRLYQTFKNKGVLDTLKTQLRNQLIQELKHRPLTGGEPVPRPVPGKSEPLLVTACNSIVADHLSSSGYEYTLSVFYPESSLCKEKVFTKENLLQLLKISPESSLYRSLSSNKNNNDKGFLISLLTQLTHHHTHGLCHDANTQTTSTASYGESLVDKMKMIDKEYENLSCSGDKWFPLESKLAAYRKEIEAQLQAEMRTQLQHFKDVEIAKVKMEEKSKFHKEFDKLKQGMDRTYEMKTKALMEREKNAIDRLQKQQEIEEKNMYMQRQLFLKEIETQRNRENELRMRMEAFEKTCQIHEEKVKTTEELMRRRELGVRTMEDTHDQRLKNELSRCQLELKDEFLKRTEKLTENENRNKAETARIQRESAILDSQLEEHSRARSELRRLQVELDEAQQQIPLLTQQKELLRERVETMSDYTSLQRERGELQGQLRLLQKQLDEAQEENRLLHADLSKPSKEQLSLQLELLRLQSARRLDEEEFNSQKQELQAQLQREVEHCAQLKAQLMECEEKLQWIQNHVEDVKIKLRQTQQALENEVLCNPKPSLVERSLLELHADKLVPPDVYVNRALLRARAGYGDICGAGGPLRRLKSPRSDSPDSDMELVAEAKARIQELQREAETLEEAYRSYQQRAVLSTISHLLPLRPLSPQQPHPSHRPSSPPRRHVSHHSYARSPHKSKVSHRPSSPESLQTSSSSAYDTRNTLPPAQPRVTFLEAHNQPQSTVFTEHSLHSLTEPVFLSDGHRQEEISAPTRRLSSTPQSPSRKKLQRETVEEPVVSPVPFPELSSDRQLPLAPREEGVTSGDSSSEFSSPRSPQLKSTARDQPSPPQMQPVLTSSDSSPQPDRISLEDLTGILSEPGHIPELLLDTAVPLTEEAPDGPAVPRPQDLPEDPMDSQGPAAEVPQTTGDSAREEVDEAEEQRWERERKEKLERRQREQEEARERELHELERLEKEMVMQEEEHPGQEEEDEERGNKTEGDREQKDDVEEPEGENPLEKYMKMVLEAREKQTTQSSGREEAGHTSPEAKSLFEEKEDSITAFSHKDEDEDFW